One genomic window of Ottowia oryzae includes the following:
- a CDS encoding ArsR/SmtB family transcription factor, with amino-acid sequence MEQDEAIKVFESLASGVRLDIYRLLMRQGPEGLVAGQIASTLDIPPTNLSFHLKALTHAGLLGVTPEGRFQRYRANLSLMQDLIEYLTAECCAGHPEECAELHDAACEPVACSPSKKASVQRTVGHQS; translated from the coding sequence ATGGAACAGGATGAAGCCATCAAGGTCTTTGAGTCGCTCGCGTCAGGCGTACGGTTGGACATCTACCGTCTGCTGATGCGCCAGGGTCCCGAAGGTTTGGTTGCGGGACAGATTGCAAGCACGTTGGACATTCCTCCAACCAACCTGTCATTTCACTTGAAAGCGCTGACTCACGCCGGCCTCTTGGGCGTCACGCCCGAGGGGCGGTTCCAGCGTTATCGCGCCAATCTGTCGTTGATGCAGGACTTGATCGAATACCTGACCGCCGAGTGCTGCGCTGGCCATCCGGAGGAGTGCGCTGAACTGCATGATGCAGCGTGTGAGCCTGTTGCATGCAGCCCTTCGAAGAAGGCGAGCGTCCAACGCACCGTTGGTCACCAATCATAG
- the pheT gene encoding phenylalanine--tRNA ligase subunit beta, producing MQFPESWLREFCNPALSTDELANVLTMGGFEVEEARPVAPPFAGVVVGEIKSAEQHPNADRLRVCQVDVGQGALLNIVCGAANARAGIKVPCATVGAELPPGEDGKPFKIKLGKLRGVESQGMLCSARELHLSEDHEGLLELPADTPLGQDIRTALNLDDTVFTLKLTPNLGHALSVYGVARELSALTGAPLLTPTFAPVAVQTNHVVPVKISAPDLCGRFSGRVIRHVNTQAKTPAWMVDRLARCGQRSVSPLVDISNYVMFELGRPSHIFDLDKIHGGLDVRWARPGEQLKLLNGNTVALDEAVGIIADEREVESLAGIMGGDATAVSDDTRNVYVEAAFWWPEAVAGRSRRFNFATDAGHRFERGVDPDGTAAHIEHISRLIIDICGTPETVCGPVDDQQPNMPQPQPVTLRVARAAKVIGMPLTQAQCADVFSRLQLPFVEGEGVLTITPPAYRFDITIEEDLIEEVARLIGYQNLPETAPLAPIEPRVRSEALRGRFEPRHTLAALGYLETINFSFVEEAWERDLAGNTDPVRLLNPIASQMSVMRSTLLGSLLQVVKRNVDRRADRIRVFEIGRVFRRDHTVQTGEGAVRGVAQPMRVAGAIYGPARQQGWSGKQTPADFFDAKGDVEALLSPRKAVFEADSHPALHPGRTARVIVDGRPVGYVGELHPRWRQQWDLPHAPVLFELALDAVLSHPLPTAVPLPRQQPVERDVAVVVKESVTHDQLMGSLRDAPAADLVRSATLFDIYRPKPGADAAGGANLGIDEKSLAVRLVLDGGQETLTDERIEAAVQSVLAQWQADVGARLRG from the coding sequence ATGCAATTTCCTGAATCCTGGCTGCGCGAGTTCTGCAACCCCGCGCTGAGCACCGACGAGCTGGCCAATGTGCTGACCATGGGCGGCTTCGAGGTGGAAGAGGCCCGCCCCGTGGCACCCCCTTTTGCCGGCGTGGTCGTGGGCGAAATCAAGTCTGCCGAGCAGCATCCGAACGCGGATCGCCTGCGCGTCTGTCAGGTGGATGTGGGACAGGGCGCGCTGCTCAACATCGTCTGCGGCGCGGCCAACGCGCGTGCGGGCATCAAGGTGCCGTGCGCCACTGTGGGCGCGGAGCTGCCCCCCGGCGAAGACGGTAAGCCGTTCAAGATCAAGCTGGGCAAGCTGCGTGGCGTGGAAAGCCAGGGTATGTTGTGTTCGGCCCGCGAGCTGCATCTGTCCGAAGACCACGAAGGCCTGCTTGAACTGCCTGCTGACACTCCGCTGGGCCAGGACATTCGCACCGCGCTGAATCTGGACGACACGGTCTTCACACTCAAGCTGACGCCCAACCTGGGCCACGCGCTCAGCGTGTATGGCGTGGCGCGCGAGCTGTCTGCGTTGACGGGCGCGCCCCTGCTCACGCCCACCTTTGCGCCCGTGGCCGTGCAGACAAACCATGTCGTGCCTGTCAAGATCAGTGCGCCCGACCTGTGCGGGCGCTTTTCGGGCCGCGTGATTCGCCACGTCAATACGCAGGCGAAAACCCCGGCTTGGATGGTCGACCGTCTGGCGCGGTGCGGCCAGCGCAGCGTGTCCCCGCTGGTGGATATCTCCAACTACGTGATGTTCGAACTGGGCCGCCCCTCGCACATCTTTGATCTGGACAAGATTCATGGCGGCCTGGATGTACGTTGGGCGCGCCCAGGCGAGCAGCTCAAACTGCTGAACGGCAACACGGTGGCGTTGGATGAGGCTGTCGGCATCATCGCGGATGAGCGCGAAGTGGAATCGCTGGCCGGCATCATGGGCGGTGACGCCACGGCCGTTTCTGACGACACACGCAACGTGTATGTCGAGGCCGCTTTCTGGTGGCCCGAAGCCGTTGCGGGCCGCTCGCGCCGCTTCAACTTTGCCACCGATGCGGGGCACCGCTTCGAGCGAGGGGTAGACCCGGACGGCACCGCCGCGCACATTGAGCACATCAGTCGCTTGATCATCGACATCTGCGGCACGCCTGAAACCGTGTGCGGGCCGGTCGACGATCAGCAGCCGAACATGCCGCAACCGCAGCCCGTCACGCTGCGCGTGGCGCGCGCGGCCAAAGTCATCGGTATGCCGTTGACACAGGCCCAGTGCGCCGACGTTTTCTCGCGCCTGCAACTGCCTTTTGTCGAGGGTGAAGGCGTGCTGACCATCACGCCGCCGGCCTACCGCTTCGACATCACGATCGAAGAAGACTTGATCGAAGAAGTGGCGCGCCTGATCGGCTACCAAAACCTGCCTGAAACAGCGCCCCTGGCACCGATTGAGCCGCGCGTTCGCTCCGAGGCGCTGCGCGGCCGTTTCGAGCCGCGCCATACGCTGGCGGCGTTGGGCTACCTGGAAACCATCAACTTCAGCTTTGTCGAAGAGGCGTGGGAGCGCGACCTCGCGGGCAACACCGACCCCGTGCGCTTGCTGAACCCGATTGCGAGTCAAATGAGCGTGATGCGCTCGACCCTGCTGGGTTCGCTGCTACAAGTTGTGAAGCGCAACGTGGATCGCCGTGCCGACAGAATCCGCGTGTTCGAGATTGGCCGCGTGTTCCGGCGAGACCACACGGTCCAAACCGGTGAGGGCGCGGTGCGCGGCGTAGCTCAGCCCATGCGCGTGGCCGGTGCGATCTATGGCCCAGCCCGTCAGCAGGGTTGGTCGGGCAAGCAAACGCCGGCGGATTTCTTTGACGCCAAGGGCGATGTCGAAGCCTTGCTCAGCCCGCGCAAAGCGGTGTTTGAGGCAGACAGCCACCCGGCCTTGCACCCTGGCCGCACAGCGCGCGTCATCGTGGATGGCCGGCCGGTGGGTTACGTGGGCGAGCTGCATCCCCGTTGGCGCCAGCAGTGGGATTTGCCCCATGCACCTGTGTTGTTCGAATTGGCGCTGGACGCCGTCCTGAGCCATCCGCTGCCCACGGCCGTGCCATTGCCCCGCCAACAGCCCGTTGAGCGCGACGTTGCCGTCGTTGTGAAAGAGTCTGTGACGCACGACCAGCTCATGGGCTCCCTTCGCGATGCCCCTGCGGCCGATCTGGTCCGCAGCGCCACGCTGTTCGACATCTATCGCCCGAAACCAGGCGCCGACGCTGCTGGCGGAGCCAATCTGGGCATCGACGAGAAAAGCCTGGCCGTTCGGCTCGTGTTGGACGGCGGGCAGGAAACGCTGACCGATGAGCGCATTGAGGCGGCTGTGCAGTCGGTGCTCGCCCAATGGCAGGCCGACGTTGGTGCGCGCCTTCGTGGCTGA
- a CDS encoding MerR family transcriptional regulator, which yields MESALPPIPAKRYFTIGEVGDLCGVKPHVLRYWEQEFTQLRPMKRRGNRRYYQHHEVLMIRRIRELLYDQGFTISGARTRLQELESGVRGALAATAVATSGVRAGAHDQPNETLASLANGPVDDLTPTATAVAPSWRDLSQELSEIRDLLTIG from the coding sequence ATGGAATCCGCCTTGCCCCCCATTCCTGCCAAGCGCTACTTCACCATCGGTGAGGTCGGTGACCTGTGCGGTGTCAAACCGCATGTGCTGCGCTATTGGGAGCAAGAATTCACGCAGCTGAGGCCAATGAAGCGTCGCGGCAACCGCCGCTATTACCAGCACCACGAAGTGTTGATGATCCGGCGCATCCGCGAACTGTTGTACGACCAGGGCTTCACCATCAGCGGCGCCAGAACACGCCTGCAGGAGCTGGAGTCCGGCGTTCGCGGCGCGTTGGCCGCCACGGCCGTGGCGACGAGCGGTGTACGCGCTGGCGCGCACGATCAACCGAACGAGACCTTGGCTTCTTTGGCTAACGGCCCGGTTGACGATCTCACGCCAACTGCCACTGCAGTTGCTCCGTCATGGCGCGATTTGTCGCAAGAGCTGAGCGAAATTCGCGATCTGTTGACGATTGGCTGA
- the arsD gene encoding arsenite efflux transporter metallochaperone ArsD has product MTASARIQIFDPALCCASGVCGTDVDQALVSFATDAAWATGQGAHIQRFNLSQQPLEFAQNAIVKRFLERSGAEALPLVLVDGEVALAGRYPQRAELARWALLQVDAGPEASGCCGADASPMIGCCAPKTEASSGKCC; this is encoded by the coding sequence ATGACCGCTTCAGCCCGCATCCAAATCTTCGACCCTGCCCTGTGTTGCGCGAGCGGTGTATGCGGCACTGACGTCGATCAGGCCTTGGTGAGCTTTGCGACCGACGCCGCCTGGGCCACTGGCCAGGGCGCACACATTCAGCGCTTCAATCTATCGCAACAACCGCTGGAATTCGCGCAGAACGCCATCGTGAAACGTTTCCTCGAACGTTCTGGAGCCGAGGCGCTACCCCTCGTGCTCGTTGATGGTGAGGTGGCTCTGGCTGGTCGCTACCCGCAACGAGCGGAGCTGGCGCGCTGGGCCTTGCTGCAAGTCGACGCTGGGCCGGAAGCAAGTGGATGCTGCGGCGCAGATGCCTCGCCAATGATCGGCTGTTGCGCGCCCAAAACCGAAGCGAGCAGTGGCAAGTGCTGCTGA
- a CDS encoding ArsJ-associated glyceraldehyde-3-phosphate dehydrogenase: MKVGINGMGRIGRLALRAAFGAAERQSDDPRASNRLEVVHLNELKGGAATTAHLLAFDTVQGKWRADIAAEGEERIRIDGRTLSFSSHSAPQDIPWGELGVDLVLECTGKFLTPETIQGHLDRGAKRVIVAAPVKTGNVLNVVVGVNEHLYDPTKDRVVTAASCTTNCLAPVVKVVHENIGIRHGQITTIHDPTNTNLVVDAPHKDLRRARSAMMSLAPTTTGSATAIALIYPDLKGKLNGHAVRAPVLNASLTDCVFELNRATTSQEINALFKSAAQGDLAGILGYEERPLVSADYARDTRSSIVDAPSTLVTDGTLLKVYAWYDNEMGYACRMVDLACHMRQVGI, from the coding sequence ATGAAAGTTGGCATCAATGGGATGGGTCGTATCGGCCGCCTTGCACTGCGGGCGGCGTTTGGCGCGGCAGAGCGCCAGTCCGATGACCCGAGGGCGAGTAACCGACTTGAGGTGGTGCATCTCAATGAACTCAAAGGGGGGGCGGCAACGACCGCACACCTGTTGGCATTCGACACCGTGCAGGGCAAGTGGCGGGCCGACATCGCGGCTGAAGGCGAAGAGCGGATCCGCATTGACGGTAGGACTTTGAGTTTCAGTAGTCACTCAGCGCCGCAAGACATTCCTTGGGGCGAGCTGGGTGTCGATCTTGTGCTGGAGTGCACCGGCAAATTTCTGACACCGGAAACCATTCAGGGACACCTAGACCGCGGCGCCAAGCGAGTCATCGTCGCCGCACCCGTCAAGACCGGAAACGTGTTGAACGTGGTGGTGGGGGTCAATGAGCACCTCTACGACCCGACAAAAGACAGAGTCGTCACAGCCGCGTCGTGCACCACGAACTGCCTGGCGCCGGTTGTCAAAGTGGTTCACGAGAACATCGGTATCAGGCACGGCCAGATCACAACGATTCACGATCCCACCAACACCAACCTGGTCGTCGACGCGCCGCACAAGGACTTGCGCCGTGCGCGCAGCGCCATGATGAGTCTGGCGCCGACGACCACCGGTAGTGCCACGGCCATCGCCCTCATCTATCCCGACTTGAAGGGAAAGCTGAATGGACACGCGGTGCGCGCGCCGGTGCTCAACGCATCGCTGACAGATTGCGTGTTCGAGTTGAATCGGGCGACCACTTCGCAAGAGATCAATGCCTTGTTCAAGTCCGCCGCGCAAGGAGACCTCGCAGGCATTCTTGGCTACGAAGAGCGACCTTTAGTCAGCGCAGACTACGCGCGGGACACGCGCAGTTCCATCGTGGATGCGCCTTCAACCTTGGTGACCGACGGCACCCTCCTCAAGGTCTACGCTTGGTACGACAACGAAATGGGCTACGCATGCCGGATGGTCGATCTGGCTTGCCACATGCGGCAGGTGGGCATTTAG
- a CDS encoding helix-turn-helix transcriptional regulator, translating into MGSLTIGRSKFYELIRDGLLPRGVNVLGRSVRWVEYEIETVKHSLATAADRSAIESLVAWLQATRCAPVAPSRQVWLQGSALRHVDQEIKPLTFLTERQVRKELCVGRTKLYEAIEQGLIPQGLHLIGRSKRWVSYEIEWVKRLLAIETSSSGLQMSTRWLTLFR; encoded by the coding sequence ATGGGCAGTCTCACCATCGGAAGATCCAAGTTCTATGAGTTGATCCGGGACGGGCTGCTACCCCGGGGAGTCAATGTGCTCGGAAGGTCGGTTCGGTGGGTCGAATACGAAATTGAGACTGTCAAACATAGCCTCGCGACTGCGGCTGACCGCAGTGCCATCGAGAGCTTGGTCGCGTGGTTACAGGCCACCCGATGCGCGCCCGTAGCGCCCTCCCGTCAAGTCTGGCTTCAAGGCTCGGCACTTCGTCATGTCGATCAAGAGATAAAGCCTCTCACGTTCCTGACGGAGCGACAGGTTCGTAAGGAACTCTGCGTCGGACGCACGAAGTTGTACGAGGCGATCGAGCAGGGGCTAATCCCCCAGGGGCTGCATTTGATAGGCAGGTCGAAGCGTTGGGTCTCATACGAAATTGAATGGGTGAAACGCCTGCTTGCGATCGAGACCAGTTCGTCAGGACTTCAGATGAGCACACGATGGCTCACCTTGTTTCGATAG
- the arsA gene encoding arsenical pump-driving ATPase: protein MNFLHNPPRFLFFTGKGGVGKTSIACAAAVQLADAGKQVLLVSTDPASNVGQVFGLSIGNQVVAVPAVSNLSALEIDPPAAAQAYRDRIVGPVRGVLPDAVVKGIEEQLSGACTTEIAAFDEFTALLADDAATRGFDHVIFDTAPTGHTIRLLSLPGAWSGFLEAGQGDASCLGPLAGLDKQRTQYQAAVAALQDGARTRLVLVARGQGATLREAARTHEELAAIGLSRQYLVINGLLPESEAAHDPLAAAVLRRERAALANLPAALRELPVDNIALKAFNLVGLEALRQLLQAEVSGITPIGSEPHIGLPDAPTLSTLVDGIAAPGHGLVMLMGKGGVGKTTLAAAIAVELAARGLPVHLTTSDPAAHLSETLAGELPNLAVSRIDPHAATEAYRAHVMATKGAALDEAGRALLAEDLRSPCTEEIAVFQAFSRAIRESGRQFVVMDTAPTGHTLLLLDATGAYHRDVARQMATGSHFTTPMMQLQDPARTKVLIVTLAETTPVLEAAHLQDDLRRAGIEPWAWVVNNCIAAAPVASPLLRRRADSELREIDGIRSRHAQRWAVVPLLANEPVGAARLRALANCEHTAELRG from the coding sequence ATGAACTTCCTGCACAACCCACCCCGCTTCCTGTTCTTTACCGGCAAGGGCGGCGTCGGCAAGACCTCCATCGCTTGCGCCGCCGCAGTGCAACTGGCCGATGCCGGCAAGCAGGTGCTGCTGGTCAGCACCGACCCGGCGTCAAATGTCGGCCAGGTGTTTGGCCTTTCCATTGGCAACCAAGTCGTCGCCGTGCCGGCGGTGTCCAACTTGAGCGCGCTGGAGATCGACCCTCCCGCCGCCGCGCAGGCCTACCGTGACCGCATCGTCGGCCCGGTGCGCGGCGTGCTGCCGGATGCGGTGGTCAAGGGTATCGAGGAGCAACTCTCCGGCGCCTGCACCACCGAGATCGCCGCATTTGACGAGTTCACCGCCCTGCTGGCTGACGACGCGGCCACGCGCGGGTTTGACCACGTCATCTTCGACACCGCGCCCACCGGCCACACCATCCGCCTGCTCAGCCTGCCTGGCGCCTGGAGCGGCTTTCTGGAAGCGGGCCAGGGCGATGCCTCTTGCCTCGGCCCACTGGCGGGGCTGGACAAGCAGCGCACGCAATACCAGGCCGCCGTCGCCGCACTGCAGGACGGCGCCCGCACGCGACTGGTGCTGGTCGCGCGCGGCCAGGGCGCCACGCTGCGCGAAGCCGCGCGCACGCACGAGGAATTGGCGGCCATTGGATTGAGCCGGCAATACCTGGTCATCAACGGCCTGCTGCCCGAAAGCGAAGCCGCGCACGACCCACTGGCCGCCGCCGTGCTGCGGCGCGAGCGGGCGGCGTTGGCCAATCTGCCCGCCGCGCTGCGTGAATTGCCGGTCGATAACATCGCGCTCAAAGCCTTCAATCTGGTGGGTCTGGAAGCGCTACGCCAACTGCTGCAAGCCGAGGTATCTGGAATCACGCCGATTGGGAGCGAACCCCATATCGGTCTGCCGGACGCACCCACCCTCTCCACGTTGGTCGACGGCATCGCCGCGCCCGGCCACGGCCTGGTCATGCTGATGGGCAAGGGCGGCGTCGGCAAGACCACGCTGGCGGCCGCCATCGCCGTGGAGCTAGCCGCGCGCGGCTTGCCCGTGCACCTGACGACCTCCGACCCCGCCGCGCATCTGAGCGAGACCCTGGCGGGCGAGTTGCCCAACCTCGCCGTAAGCCGCATCGATCCGCACGCCGCCACCGAGGCCTATCGGGCCCATGTCATGGCCACCAAGGGTGCGGCGCTGGATGAGGCCGGCCGCGCTTTGCTGGCCGAAGATTTGCGCTCGCCCTGCACCGAGGAGATTGCCGTGTTCCAGGCCTTCTCGCGCGCTATCCGCGAGTCCGGTCGCCAGTTCGTGGTGATGGACACTGCGCCCACCGGCCACACCCTGCTGCTGCTCGACGCCACCGGCGCCTACCACCGCGACGTGGCGCGCCAGATGGCGACCGGCAGCCACTTCACCACGCCCATGATGCAGTTGCAGGACCCGGCCCGCACCAAGGTGCTGATCGTCACGCTGGCTGAAACCACGCCCGTACTGGAAGCCGCGCACCTGCAAGACGACCTGCGCCGCGCCGGCATCGAGCCCTGGGCCTGGGTGGTGAATAACTGCATCGCCGCTGCACCCGTGGCCTCGCCGCTGCTGCGCCGCCGCGCAGACAGCGAACTGCGTGAGATCGACGGGATCCGCAGCCGCCACGCCCAGCGCTGGGCCGTGGTGCCGCTGCTGGCGAACGAGCCTGTGGGCGCGGCGCGCTTGCGTGCGCTGGCCAATTGCGAGCACACGGCTGAACTGAGAGGCTAA
- a CDS encoding integration host factor subunit alpha — MAGDGDEMLLLAVDSLETTALTKAQLAEMLYEQIGLNKRESKDMVDAFYDLIGARLVAGDDVKLSGFGNFQMRVKAPRPGRNPRTGELIPIAARRVVTFHASQKLKEMLQPDDAGSEAPAGPTSGAEKD; from the coding sequence ATGGCGGGGGACGGAGACGAGATGCTGTTGCTGGCGGTTGACAGCCTGGAGACCACTGCGCTGACCAAGGCCCAGCTGGCGGAGATGCTGTACGAGCAGATCGGCCTGAACAAGCGCGAATCCAAGGATATGGTCGATGCCTTCTACGACCTGATCGGTGCGCGACTGGTGGCCGGTGACGATGTGAAGCTGTCTGGCTTTGGTAATTTCCAGATGCGTGTGAAGGCTCCCAGGCCCGGGCGCAATCCGCGCACGGGTGAGCTGATCCCTATCGCTGCGCGCCGCGTGGTTACCTTCCATGCCAGCCAGAAGCTCAAGGAAATGCTGCAGCCTGACGATGCCGGTTCAGAGGCACCCGCGGGGCCCACGTCCGGCGCGGAAAAAGACTGA